A single region of the Novosphingobium sp. SL115 genome encodes:
- a CDS encoding gene transfer agent family protein: MTGAANPHRGETVLLLAGQPLVLRPTFGALVAAEEELGPLFALVERASAGQMRLIEMVALFWHCLRERNGLERADFADAVAREGLAACTPTLRALIVQVLKGGG; the protein is encoded by the coding sequence ATGACGGGAGCTGCCAATCCCCATCGCGGGGAAACTGTGCTGTTGCTGGCGGGACAGCCGCTGGTGCTGCGCCCGACCTTTGGCGCGCTGGTGGCCGCCGAAGAGGAGTTGGGACCGCTGTTCGCGCTGGTTGAACGGGCAAGCGCGGGGCAGATGCGGCTGATCGAGATGGTGGCGCTGTTCTGGCACTGTCTGCGCGAGCGCAACGGGCTGGAGCGTGCGGACTTTGCCGATGCTGTGGCGCGCGAAGGCCTTGCCGCCTGCACGCCGACGTTGCGCGCGCTGATCGTGCAGGTGCTGAAAGGCGGCGGATGA
- a CDS encoding DUF2163 domain-containing protein, translating into MSRVWFGTALETVAVWWRIERRDGVALGFTSHDRDLIFAGLRHRTAPGMVPSAVRRTGTFEADTAEIAGALAHDAIGEADLVAGRFDGASVTMGLVDWQTLENETLFAGTIGSVGREGENFSADLESIKQALARQVVPRTSPTCRAEFCGEGCTLSAARFSHEIVIADISEDRQSVLVSGMASQPNAEFGWIRAADGPDVGMMLRVHAVESGWMVLERALSEGMAAGMRAILREGCDHTLATCSARFANAVNFQGEPFLPGNDLLTRYPSAQG; encoded by the coding sequence ATGAGCCGGGTCTGGTTTGGCACTGCGCTGGAGACAGTGGCGGTGTGGTGGCGAATTGAGCGGCGAGACGGCGTGGCTCTGGGGTTTACCAGCCATGATCGCGACCTGATTTTCGCAGGCCTGCGCCATCGCACGGCACCGGGCATGGTGCCATCGGCGGTGCGGCGAACCGGCACGTTCGAGGCCGATACGGCAGAAATTGCCGGTGCCTTGGCGCATGATGCGATTGGCGAGGCCGATCTGGTTGCGGGGCGTTTCGACGGCGCATCGGTAACGATGGGACTGGTCGACTGGCAAACACTGGAAAACGAAACGCTGTTTGCAGGGACTATTGGTTCAGTCGGTCGGGAAGGCGAGAATTTCTCAGCCGATCTGGAATCAATAAAGCAGGCTTTGGCGAGACAGGTGGTGCCACGCACATCGCCCACATGTCGCGCAGAGTTCTGCGGCGAAGGCTGCACGTTGTCAGCCGCCCGCTTTTCGCACGAGATTGTCATTGCGGATATATCGGAGGATCGACAGTCGGTTCTGGTTAGCGGCATGGCCAGCCAGCCAAACGCGGAATTCGGCTGGATACGCGCGGCGGATGGACCGGACGTCGGGATGATGCTGCGGGTCCATGCCGTGGAAAGTGGCTGGATGGTGCTGGAGCGCGCGTTATCCGAAGGCATGGCCGCCGGAATGCGGGCGATACTTCGCGAAGGCTGCGACCACACGCTGGCGACTTGTTCGGCACGCTTTGCCAATGCCGTGAACTTTCAGGGTGAACCATTTCTGCCCGGAAACGATCTGCTTACCCGCTATCCTTCGGCACAGGGATGA
- a CDS encoding phage tail assembly chaperone — protein MSGRIGTAAARLSGQAALLLGWMPDTFWAATPEELATVLSAMRQGDSESIDRSTIDRMMEQDRGG, from the coding sequence ATGAGCGGGCGGATTGGCACGGCGGCGGCACGGCTTTCAGGACAGGCCGCGCTGCTGCTGGGCTGGATGCCCGACACGTTCTGGGCGGCGACGCCCGAAGAACTGGCTACAGTGCTTTCCGCCATGCGGCAAGGCGACAGTGAAAGCATCGATCGCAGCACAATCGACAGGATGATGGAGCAGGACCGTGGTGGATGA
- a CDS encoding DUF2793 domain-containing protein, whose product MPDSLNFASSTPRQGLPLLFTGQSQKEVTVNEALLTIDLLLGAAIEGVVPVPPLAPPVGQMWLVGGGASGAFAGREDCIAAWTEGGWRFIQPSAGLRIHDKASAAQQIFDGSWKLGNAPSAPSGGSVVDSEARACIVSLMQALKTACIIS is encoded by the coding sequence ATGCCTGATTCGCTGAACTTCGCCTCATCAACGCCACGTCAGGGTCTGCCGTTGCTGTTTACAGGACAGTCGCAAAAGGAAGTCACCGTCAACGAGGCGCTTCTAACCATCGACCTGTTGTTGGGCGCAGCTATTGAAGGTGTGGTTCCTGTGCCACCCCTTGCACCACCTGTCGGCCAGATGTGGCTGGTCGGCGGCGGAGCGAGCGGCGCGTTTGCCGGCCGGGAGGACTGCATTGCCGCGTGGACCGAAGGCGGCTGGCGCTTTATTCAGCCCTCAGCAGGACTGCGTATTCATGACAAGGCATCCGCTGCCCAACAGATTTTCGATGGTTCTTGGAAGCTTGGCAATGCACCATCCGCCCCCAGCGGTGGCAGTGTTGTCGACAGCGAAGCCCGGGCCTGCATCGTTTCTCTCATGCAGGCGCTGAAGACTGCCTGCATAATTTCCTAG
- a CDS encoding OmpA family protein gives MRKLVLGVALASTAMASPALARDDSWYVEADAGAMLVEDMENLLGSNQNGVLDTKTGYDFGGIVGYDFGGFRLESEVSYRRAEEKAFDAVTVNYGDARVGGGAEALSFMVNGLLDFGPDDGLQGFVGGGVGVSRAKVAVLIPNAATSLVDSDTGFAWQALAGVRAPLSNSIDVGLKYRFFNQDHIDLVNNSGTNARTRFRSHSLLGTLTYNFGGAEPVEEAAPPPPPPPPPPPPPPPPPPPPAPVCNKGPYIVFFDWDKSDITPEAATILDNAVTAYGNCASVPIMLAGYADRSGTAKYNQGLSERRNTSVRSYLNTHGIPDGSITSQAFGENNPRVPTSDGVRELQNRRVEITYGPGSGM, from the coding sequence ATGCGGAAACTGGTCCTGGGCGTCGCCCTGGCCTCGACTGCCATGGCATCGCCTGCGCTGGCGCGCGATGATTCCTGGTATGTTGAAGCTGATGCTGGCGCAATGCTGGTTGAAGACATGGAAAACCTGCTCGGATCGAACCAGAATGGTGTCCTTGACACCAAGACCGGTTATGATTTCGGCGGTATTGTCGGTTATGACTTCGGCGGCTTCCGCCTTGAAAGCGAAGTCAGCTATCGCCGTGCAGAAGAAAAGGCGTTTGACGCCGTGACCGTCAACTACGGCGACGCCCGCGTTGGCGGCGGCGCCGAAGCTCTGAGCTTCATGGTCAATGGCCTTCTCGACTTCGGTCCCGATGACGGCCTGCAGGGCTTTGTCGGCGGTGGTGTTGGCGTAAGCCGCGCCAAGGTTGCCGTACTCATCCCGAACGCAGCAACCAGCCTGGTTGATTCGGACACCGGATTTGCATGGCAGGCGCTTGCCGGCGTTCGTGCACCTCTGAGCAACTCGATCGACGTCGGCCTCAAGTACCGGTTCTTCAACCAGGATCACATCGATCTGGTGAACAACTCTGGTACCAACGCCCGCACGCGCTTCCGTTCGCACTCGTTGCTCGGCACGCTGACCTACAACTTCGGTGGCGCTGAACCGGTTGAGGAAGCTGCACCGCCGCCTCCGCCGCCCCCCCCGCCCCCGCCGCCTCCGCCGCCTCCGCCGCCTCCGCCGGCACCGGTTTGCAACAAGGGTCCGTACATCGTGTTCTTCGACTGGGATAAGTCGGACATCACGCCCGAAGCGGCTACCATCCTTGACAATGCGGTCACCGCATATGGCAACTGCGCTAGCGTTCCGATCATGCTGGCAGGTTATGCCGACCGTTCGGGCACGGCAAAGTACAACCAGGGTCTGTCGGAACGTCGTAACACGTCGGTCCGTTCGTACCTGAACACGCACGGTATTCCGGACGGCTCGATCACGAGCCAGGCATTCGGTGAAAACAACCCGCGCGTACCGACTTCGGACGGTGTTCGCGAACTCCAGAACCGTCGCGTGGAAATCACCTACGGTCCGGGTTCGGGCATGTAA
- a CDS encoding DUF2460 domain-containing protein — protein sequence MGHWLATRRTVQHTDTIQRFDPRFWTVNFPRPAMASVVTTAPDALRVDAVFQKADDLIGLIWETEDKWDHPLLAYETKADYSRLTLSFRWRSSGVLPLDAVNGPTLTIEGRDAAGNPRAWYVRLWNYCTGTASDAQVTLPFSRLNGGFLLPSEADPVYPADIDRVFISLVPPDFAPGDATPFTTAQTGWVELSDVRCEGHRPMLEIGDVMVPPHGLSICTGYDDAYNLTPARILREARGLGYRGSITHYIGMSHFFPLAPDGVGGFMVNPALPAMNVAARAWHEGFFGHARALGFSVIASQSYEVLAQHCPAAWQQRGENGEAARTGWSPPSALLSPAHGEAMAWVRKVGVALVDMLHQADLPVRHQVGEPWWWVTQDRRICIYDDAAKAAFGGNPVSIPDLGASLNAAQKNLLDAAGALLAQSTADLAAAVKAAAGPAGAETLLLAFLPTVLDPATPEAHRANLPNGWASPAFDVLQLEDYDWVTTGKDALRKAGRAFAEARLSYPRDRQHYLSGFVLNATDAPAEWARIDAAASDAVALGVAETFIWALPQVSRDGFVRLPTNGGDEKMQSFDDVLFPLSLGRDASVTPEFSTNVTITASGFERRNSLWSDARLRFDVGPGVRSEAELGELIGFFRARRGQARGFRLRDPSDFSSNGMTGTPTPLDQVIGTGDGANARFALTKHYGEDSEAQRRRITRPRTESLRISVDGVETGDFTLEPLGFIALDVAPAPGALVRAGFVFDVPVRFAEDRLDISGAEFAAGEAPSVPLIELREDA from the coding sequence ATGGGTCACTGGCTCGCCACGCGCCGCACGGTGCAGCACACCGACACGATCCAGCGGTTTGATCCGCGCTTTTGGACGGTGAATTTCCCGCGCCCGGCCATGGCGTCCGTGGTGACGACCGCGCCCGACGCGCTGCGGGTGGATGCGGTGTTCCAGAAGGCAGACGATCTGATCGGGCTGATCTGGGAAACCGAAGACAAGTGGGACCACCCGCTGCTCGCCTATGAAACGAAGGCGGATTATTCGCGGCTGACGCTTTCATTCCGGTGGCGGTCATCGGGTGTGCTGCCGCTGGATGCGGTAAACGGACCGACGCTGACCATCGAAGGACGCGATGCGGCGGGCAACCCACGTGCATGGTATGTGCGATTGTGGAATTACTGCACCGGCACGGCCAGCGATGCGCAAGTGACGCTGCCGTTTTCGAGGCTGAACGGGGGTTTCCTGCTGCCGTCAGAGGCCGATCCAGTTTACCCTGCGGACATCGACCGGGTGTTCATTTCGCTGGTCCCGCCAGACTTTGCACCGGGAGATGCCACACCGTTTACGACAGCGCAGACCGGGTGGGTGGAATTGAGCGATGTGCGCTGCGAGGGGCACCGGCCGATGCTGGAAATCGGCGATGTTATGGTCCCGCCGCATGGGCTTTCGATTTGCACCGGGTATGACGATGCCTATAACCTGACCCCTGCCCGCATACTGCGTGAAGCACGCGGACTGGGGTATCGTGGCAGCATCACCCACTACATCGGGATGAGTCATTTCTTTCCGCTGGCGCCCGATGGCGTCGGAGGGTTCATGGTCAATCCCGCATTGCCTGCGATGAACGTAGCCGCACGAGCATGGCACGAAGGGTTCTTCGGGCATGCCCGTGCGCTGGGCTTTAGCGTGATTGCATCGCAATCCTATGAGGTGCTGGCACAGCATTGCCCTGCTGCATGGCAGCAGCGCGGGGAGAATGGTGAGGCCGCCCGGACCGGATGGTCACCGCCATCGGCACTGCTGTCGCCCGCGCATGGTGAGGCGATGGCATGGGTGCGCAAGGTGGGTGTGGCATTGGTGGACATGTTGCACCAAGCGGACCTGCCCGTGCGCCATCAAGTTGGTGAGCCGTGGTGGTGGGTGACGCAGGACCGCCGCATCTGCATATATGATGATGCGGCCAAGGCTGCTTTCGGCGGTAATCCGGTAAGCATTCCCGATTTGGGGGCAAGCCTGAACGCTGCGCAGAAAAATCTGCTGGATGCAGCAGGCGCGCTTTTGGCGCAGTCCACAGCTGATCTGGCGGCGGCAGTCAAGGCGGCGGCTGGCCCCGCTGGGGCGGAAACGCTGCTGCTGGCGTTCCTGCCGACGGTGCTTGATCCGGCGACTCCCGAAGCGCACCGGGCCAACCTGCCAAACGGCTGGGCTTCGCCCGCGTTCGACGTACTGCAGCTTGAAGATTATGACTGGGTGACCACTGGCAAGGATGCGCTGCGCAAGGCAGGCCGAGCTTTTGCCGAAGCCAGGCTAAGCTATCCACGCGACAGGCAGCACTACCTTTCAGGTTTCGTGCTGAATGCCACCGATGCGCCCGCTGAGTGGGCGCGGATTGATGCAGCCGCAAGTGATGCTGTGGCGCTGGGTGTGGCGGAAACCTTTATCTGGGCCTTGCCGCAGGTTTCGCGCGACGGATTTGTGCGATTGCCCACCAATGGCGGAGACGAAAAGATGCAATCCTTTGACGATGTGCTGTTCCCGCTGTCGTTGGGCCGCGATGCTTCGGTAACACCGGAGTTTTCGACCAATGTGACGATTACAGCATCGGGTTTCGAGCGCCGTAACAGCTTGTGGTCGGATGCGCGGCTGCGTTTTGATGTTGGACCGGGCGTGCGATCCGAAGCGGAACTGGGCGAACTGATCGGCTTTTTCCGCGCCCGGCGCGGTCAGGCAAGGGGCTTCAGACTGCGCGATCCGTCCGACTTCAGCTCAAACGGCATGACCGGAACACCAACCCCGCTGGACCAAGTGATCGGAACGGGCGACGGGGCCAACGCCCGCTTCGCCCTGACCAAGCATTATGGCGAGGATAGCGAGGCACAGCGCAGGCGGATTACGCGGCCCCGCACGGAATCGCTGCGGATAAGCGTGGATGGCGTGGAAACAGGCGATTTCACGCTAGAGCCGCTGGGCTTCATCGCGCTGGATGTGGCCCCTGCACCGGGCGCGCTTGTGCGTGCAGGCTTTGTGTTCGACGTACCGGTGCGCTTTGCCGAGGACCGGTTGGACATTTCCGGCGCCGAATTTGCCGCTGGCGAAGCGCCAAGTGTGCCGCTGATCGAACTGCGAGAGGATGCATGA
- a CDS encoding DUF3168 domain-containing protein, giving the protein MEIPFRAVLLNWLASDAVLSASLNAVVEEAPLRAALPWLALTTSASTNWSTKTLPGREIRVALELNFRSDDPLGGAALVAAIETRVESLPDDQPLAGFRVVSLSLLRARAEQRGETRRVVVLEYRARVLAA; this is encoded by the coding sequence ATGGAAATTCCCTTTCGCGCGGTTCTGCTGAACTGGCTGGCGAGCGATGCCGTGCTGTCCGCTTCGCTGAACGCAGTGGTCGAAGAAGCGCCATTGCGCGCCGCCCTGCCGTGGCTGGCGCTGACCACCAGCGCCAGCACCAATTGGAGCACCAAGACGCTGCCGGGACGCGAGATTCGCGTGGCGCTGGAGTTGAACTTCCGCAGCGACGACCCGCTGGGCGGCGCGGCGCTGGTGGCGGCGATCGAGACGAGGGTGGAAAGCCTGCCCGACGATCAGCCGCTGGCCGGTTTTCGCGTGGTCAGTCTTAGCCTGCTGCGCGCGCGCGCCGAGCAACGCGGCGAAACGCGGCGTGTGGTGGTGCTGGAATACCGGGCGCGCGTTCTAGCCGCCTGA
- a CDS encoding phage major tail protein, TP901-1 family produces the protein MAAQKGSAFLLKISDGAATPTYNTVAGLRTTQMSINGEAVVITSKDSGGWRELLSGAGTRSVTVSAAGIFLGSASEIQVRGNAMAGTIADYELSFEGGEKMHGRFLVQRLDYSGDFNGERNYTMTLESSGVVVQA, from the coding sequence ATGGCAGCCCAGAAGGGAAGCGCATTCCTGCTGAAGATCAGCGATGGCGCGGCAACGCCGACTTACAACACCGTGGCTGGCCTGCGCACCACGCAGATGTCGATCAACGGCGAAGCGGTGGTCATTACCAGCAAGGATTCGGGCGGCTGGCGCGAACTGCTTTCGGGCGCGGGCACGCGGTCGGTTACGGTTAGCGCGGCGGGAATTTTCCTGGGCAGCGCATCGGAAATTCAGGTGCGCGGCAATGCGATGGCCGGGACCATTGCAGATTATGAGCTGTCGTTTGAAGGCGGCGAGAAGATGCACGGACGCTTTTTGGTGCAGCGGCTGGATTATTCCGGCGATTTCAATGGTGAGCGCAATTACACGATGACGCTGGAAAGCTCTGGCGTCGTGGTGCAAGCGTAA
- a CDS encoding spinster family MFS transporter translates to MTEPGTAAAENQAPEPHNGEATAYSWYVLGILVLVYVLNFVDRQILSILANDIKRDLSLTDADLGFLYGTAFAVFYSLFGIPLGRLADSWHRVRLMSIGLTLWSVMTAISGFSRTGTQLTIARIGVGVGEATASPAAYSLISDYFPQRLRATALAIYSSGLFLGGGLSLLVGGLIVEEWNAAYPAGGPFGLVGWQAAFMAVGAPGVLLALWVATIREPVRGAIDGMVTLGSPQPFKGFAAELLNVIPPLTLLGVARRGAGALVINIAFAALIVCVVIGLSAFLGTATQQQWIFVGVGVYAVFSWATALKAHDLPTFRLIWASPAFICTTLGYGMVAFTSYASSYWAAPYAERVFGIAKGELGWFIGAPGALAGFLGVIIGGRVADALHARTASGRLYVTLFGLIAPIIPLVAAYRADTFTAFVIYSFFAQVMSSSALGGAAATSQLLVLPRMRGTATATFFLATTLVGLALGPFMAGYVSATNNDNLSLGVLSTLVSVPIGLLLLFVAIRTVPKAQAEREIRAKAAGEAL, encoded by the coding sequence ATGACGGAACCCGGTACGGCGGCGGCTGAAAACCAAGCGCCAGAACCCCACAACGGCGAGGCAACCGCATATAGCTGGTATGTCCTCGGTATTCTCGTTCTTGTGTATGTCCTGAATTTTGTCGACCGGCAGATTCTTTCGATTCTTGCCAATGATATCAAAAGGGATCTTTCGCTAACCGATGCCGATCTTGGGTTCCTCTACGGAACCGCATTTGCAGTGTTCTACTCGCTTTTCGGTATACCGCTGGGGCGTTTGGCAGATAGCTGGCACCGCGTCCGGCTCATGAGCATCGGTTTGACCCTGTGGTCTGTAATGACCGCCATTTCAGGCTTCTCCCGCACCGGCACACAACTGACGATTGCCCGTATCGGGGTGGGAGTTGGTGAAGCAACGGCAAGCCCAGCTGCCTACTCCCTGATCTCCGACTATTTCCCGCAGCGATTGCGCGCAACGGCGCTGGCGATCTATTCGTCCGGTCTGTTTCTTGGCGGCGGACTTTCGTTGCTGGTCGGCGGGCTGATCGTCGAGGAATGGAATGCGGCCTATCCTGCAGGCGGGCCTTTCGGACTTGTCGGTTGGCAAGCTGCCTTTATGGCAGTGGGCGCGCCGGGCGTTCTTCTGGCCCTTTGGGTCGCAACCATCCGGGAGCCTGTCCGGGGGGCGATTGATGGAATGGTGACGCTGGGGTCACCCCAGCCGTTCAAGGGCTTTGCGGCCGAACTGCTGAACGTCATTCCCCCGCTTACATTGCTGGGGGTAGCAAGGCGCGGTGCTGGCGCACTGGTTATCAACATTGCTTTTGCAGCACTGATCGTATGCGTCGTAATTGGGCTTTCCGCCTTTCTGGGTACAGCTACGCAGCAGCAGTGGATATTCGTTGGAGTTGGTGTCTATGCCGTCTTCAGTTGGGCCACGGCCCTGAAAGCACACGATTTGCCGACATTCCGCCTGATATGGGCCTCTCCTGCATTCATCTGCACCACGCTTGGCTACGGCATGGTGGCTTTTACCTCCTACGCCTCATCCTATTGGGCTGCACCTTATGCAGAGCGGGTGTTTGGCATAGCCAAGGGTGAATTGGGCTGGTTTATTGGCGCGCCGGGCGCTCTTGCGGGGTTTCTTGGCGTTATCATCGGTGGCCGAGTTGCTGATGCACTCCATGCGCGAACTGCATCAGGGCGGCTCTATGTCACACTCTTTGGCCTGATTGCTCCGATCATCCCGCTTGTTGCAGCATACCGCGCAGACACGTTTACAGCTTTCGTGATCTATTCGTTTTTTGCGCAGGTAATGTCGAGCAGTGCTTTGGGTGGTGCTGCTGCGACAAGCCAGTTACTAGTCCTGCCGCGAATGCGCGGGACGGCAACGGCGACTTTCTTCCTTGCCACAACCCTTGTGGGACTTGCGCTTGGCCCGTTTATGGCAGGCTATGTTTCGGCAACCAACAATGACAACCTGTCCCTCGGAGTCTTGTCGACTTTGGTGTCCGTGCCGATAGGCCTGCTCCTTTTGTTCGTTGCGATCCGCACGGTTCCAAAGGCGCAGGCTGAACGTGAAATCCGCGCGAAAGCAGCAGGAGAAGCTCTCTGA
- a CDS encoding tail tape measure protein, with amino-acid sequence MVDELDTLMIDVRANTSGFTADVAQMRGSFDSILVDGFGRAGDTLERGLLGAIRRGSLGFEDLRRVALNVLGDIAAQAVQAGLGSIASGAGAGGTTSGVLGLGSLIGSIFGLPGRATGGPVAPGRGYLVGERGPELFVPTSAGRVEPSAGGRGRDVNVSIRIVSPQGSSQPESLRRSGKQVAQAVRRALNDF; translated from the coding sequence GTGGTGGATGAACTCGACACGCTGATGATCGACGTGCGCGCCAACACATCGGGGTTTACCGCCGATGTCGCGCAGATGCGGGGAAGTTTCGATTCCATCTTGGTGGATGGCTTCGGCCGAGCGGGCGACACGCTGGAGCGTGGGCTGCTAGGTGCGATCCGGCGGGGATCGCTGGGCTTTGAGGACTTGCGCAGGGTGGCGCTGAACGTGTTGGGCGATATTGCGGCACAGGCAGTGCAGGCCGGGCTGGGATCGATTGCCAGCGGCGCAGGAGCGGGCGGCACGACAAGCGGTGTGCTGGGACTTGGCAGCCTGATCGGTTCGATCTTTGGCCTGCCGGGACGAGCCACGGGCGGGCCGGTGGCACCGGGGCGCGGTTATTTGGTGGGCGAGCGCGGGCCGGAACTGTTCGTCCCGACATCGGCGGGGCGCGTAGAGCCTTCGGCAGGTGGCAGAGGGCGGGACGTGAACGTGTCAATCCGCATCGTCAGCCCGCAAGGCAGCAGCCAGCCCGAAAGCCTGCGCCGATCAGGCAAACAGGTCGCGCAGGCCGTGCGCCGGGCACTGAACGACTTCTGA
- a CDS encoding phage tail protein has protein sequence MATLILSAVGTVFGGPLGGAIGALIGRQVDSAVIGNRKINGPRLKELSVQTSSYGSALPLHFGRIRASGSVIWATELMEHSEKSGGGKGRPSVTSYSYTASFAVAVGSRPIIGIGRIWADGNLLRGEAGDLKVGGKLRVHTGHGDQAPDILLSQAEGAAVNPAYRNLAYVVFEDLELAEFGNRLPSLTFEIIADEQSVTIADIAAALVPDAQTSDLDSTALSGFTVDQGSAGDVLATIAEMTPLVCIGADELIRFTPAEPAPSSLPPMLPAPTAGGDGAEDARADGWSRRRDALPTARQCAVRYYDVARDYQPGMQRSIGRSGPGDVVTIEMPVAMTALEARALADRAARRSTLARDTLRYRIAEIDARFAPGAIVRTPVTAGTWRIEQWEWQADGVMLDLASVPVSSPAFNAADSGRSNQVADVVAVPTALYAFELPWSGDGDGATPALRVAATAASSAWKGAALYAEQADGAMYSLAATGRTRSIAGKALTALAQASPLLLDLANTVDIELAAEDFALNSATWAQLMQGANKALLGEEIVQFARSEHLGGRSWRLSALLRGRGGTEHAVTGHLLHESFVLLDETPLTIAPSVAGDAANIQIVAIGLGDATPVSSAITNAGITLRPLSAVHGKAAFNPDGSLFLRWTRRSRGAWKWPDEVDTPLNENEERWQIEFGSNDSMFRYWQTTTARLDLSAAAAAELMNQPGENSFRVRQIGRESRSLPLTIAMPV, from the coding sequence ATGGCTACGCTCATCCTTTCAGCCGTGGGCACGGTGTTTGGCGGACCGCTGGGCGGCGCAATCGGCGCGCTGATTGGCCGTCAGGTTGATTCTGCCGTGATCGGCAACCGCAAAATCAACGGGCCGCGCCTGAAGGAGCTTTCCGTCCAGACTTCCAGCTATGGTTCGGCCCTGCCGCTGCACTTTGGCCGCATTCGCGCATCAGGCAGCGTGATCTGGGCGACCGAACTGATGGAGCACAGCGAGAAATCCGGCGGCGGTAAAGGGCGTCCGTCAGTGACATCGTATAGTTACACCGCGTCGTTCGCAGTGGCAGTCGGCAGCCGCCCCATTATCGGGATCGGGCGGATATGGGCCGACGGCAATCTTTTGCGCGGGGAAGCCGGCGATCTCAAAGTAGGCGGCAAATTGCGCGTTCACACCGGGCATGGCGATCAGGCCCCGGATATCCTGCTTTCGCAGGCTGAAGGGGCGGCTGTGAATCCCGCGTACCGCAATCTGGCCTATGTCGTGTTCGAAGACTTGGAACTGGCAGAATTCGGCAACCGCCTGCCTTCGCTAACGTTCGAAATTATTGCTGATGAGCAGTCGGTAACAATCGCCGACATCGCCGCCGCGCTGGTGCCGGATGCGCAAACCTCTGATCTCGACAGCACGGCGCTTTCAGGCTTCACGGTGGACCAAGGTTCTGCTGGCGACGTTCTTGCAACGATTGCCGAGATGACACCGCTGGTCTGCATCGGAGCCGACGAACTCATCCGATTTACACCGGCAGAACCTGCCCCTTCAAGCCTGCCCCCCATGCTTCCTGCCCCAACGGCCGGAGGTGATGGCGCGGAGGATGCGCGGGCAGACGGTTGGTCGCGCAGGCGCGATGCCCTACCCACTGCGCGTCAGTGTGCGGTGAGGTATTATGACGTCGCGCGCGATTATCAGCCCGGCATGCAACGCAGCATCGGTCGCAGCGGGCCGGGCGATGTGGTCACGATTGAAATGCCGGTAGCCATGACAGCACTGGAGGCAAGGGCACTGGCTGATCGGGCCGCACGGCGTTCAACTCTGGCACGCGACACGTTGCGCTACCGAATCGCTGAGATTGACGCACGCTTTGCACCCGGTGCGATTGTACGCACGCCCGTGACGGCAGGAACATGGCGTATCGAGCAGTGGGAATGGCAGGCCGACGGTGTGATGCTGGATCTGGCGTCGGTTCCGGTATCATCACCCGCCTTCAACGCGGCTGACTCCGGACGATCGAATCAGGTGGCCGATGTGGTTGCAGTACCGACCGCACTCTATGCATTTGAACTGCCGTGGAGCGGTGACGGCGATGGCGCGACACCTGCGCTGCGAGTGGCAGCGACAGCGGCAAGTTCCGCATGGAAAGGGGCTGCGCTTTATGCCGAACAAGCCGATGGCGCGATGTATTCGCTGGCAGCAACCGGACGGACCCGAAGTATTGCCGGAAAGGCTCTGACTGCATTGGCTCAGGCAAGCCCCCTGCTGCTGGATCTTGCGAACACGGTGGATATCGAACTGGCAGCAGAGGATTTTGCCCTCAACAGCGCAACCTGGGCGCAGTTGATGCAAGGCGCGAACAAGGCCTTACTAGGAGAAGAAATCGTGCAATTCGCCCGTTCCGAACACTTGGGAGGCCGCAGTTGGCGCCTTTCTGCACTCCTGCGCGGAAGGGGCGGGACTGAACATGCGGTTACTGGACACCTGCTGCACGAATCGTTCGTTTTGCTCGACGAAACACCGTTGACCATAGCCCCCTCCGTTGCAGGCGACGCAGCGAATATTCAAATCGTGGCCATCGGGTTGGGAGACGCCACCCCGGTATCAAGCGCGATCACGAATGCAGGGATCACGCTGCGCCCGCTTTCGGCAGTTCATGGCAAAGCCGCGTTCAACCCCGACGGATCGCTATTTTTGCGGTGGACCCGCCGGTCCCGCGGGGCTTGGAAATGGCCTGACGAGGTGGATACACCGCTGAACGAAAACGAAGAACGCTGGCAGATCGAATTCGGCAGCAATGACAGCATGTTCCGCTATTGGCAGACTACCACCGCACGGCTCGATCTTTCCGCTGCTGCGGCGGCAGAACTGATGAACCAGCCCGGTGAGAACAGCTTCAGGGTGAGGCAAATCGGACGCGAATCGAGATCATTGCCCCTGACCATCGCGATGCCCGTCTGA